A stretch of the Bacillus sp. B-jedd genome encodes the following:
- a CDS encoding PQQ-dependent sugar dehydrogenase, producing MGSLRVRLRPIVSGVNLPTVIKMAVLPGESVERLFIASQVGEIYYIGNGNVRTFLDIRPRIIKLGTSGGGYDERGLIGLAFHPDFTRNGLFYLHYSVAGTQGPGALSGPFQPNPCDPGTLNLRWINRDTQYDHINTVEEWMLQSNGPPQKRRALLNIRRPFFNHNGVNSLNFSPETGKLVLTTGDGGAGYDPFNLAQDDLEIAGKIIEIDVGKNTFVANPPVVTRFNELPTAIQETLTVIAKGVRNIPGISFQSFQNQFMKYAGIVGQDFAESIFSFIQYKPIPVTQLVGASLLNAELGNNLINFGWRGWEGAFPTPVLQGCPGNPSLDSHTIAYFTEALTTSVRRLPPLTTYYHNDARPGKFGGTALTGVQAYSGTGIPALTGSVVFTDLARKGSSPVRGVLAYTTARTDGKLNDYEVIEIDHQFGSQSAYYVSLGANQNQTKLYLGTYNSMKVTDLNQGTIYEVIS from the coding sequence GTGGGAAGTTTGAGGGTTCGTTTGCGGCCGATTGTGAGCGGAGTTAATTTGCCTACTGTTATTAAGATGGCGGTTTTGCCGGGTGAGTCGGTTGAGAGGTTATTTATTGCCTCACAGGTTGGGGAGATTTATTATATCGGGAACGGAAATGTGAGGACCTTTTTGGATATTCGCCCGCGGATTATAAAGCTCGGTACGTCAGGCGGCGGCTATGACGAACGGGGGCTGATCGGACTTGCGTTTCATCCGGATTTTACGAGGAACGGCCTGTTTTATCTGCATTATTCTGTCGCCGGAACACAAGGCCCTGGCGCTCTTTCCGGCCCTTTTCAGCCTAATCCGTGCGATCCCGGCACATTGAACCTCAGATGGATAAACAGAGACACACAATACGATCACATCAATACAGTGGAAGAATGGATGCTGCAATCAAATGGCCCGCCACAGAAACGGCGCGCGCTGCTTAACATCAGAAGGCCATTTTTTAATCATAACGGAGTCAATAGTTTAAACTTTTCACCCGAAACAGGAAAGCTTGTTTTAACTACAGGGGACGGCGGCGCGGGCTATGACCCATTTAACTTGGCCCAGGACGATTTGGAAATCGCGGGCAAAATCATTGAAATCGATGTCGGCAAAAATACATTTGTCGCCAATCCGCCTGTCGTCACGCGATTCAACGAACTGCCAACAGCCATCCAGGAAACCCTTACGGTCATCGCCAAAGGAGTCCGGAATATACCAGGTATCTCATTTCAAAGCTTCCAAAACCAATTTATGAAATATGCAGGCATTGTCGGACAAGACTTTGCAGAATCCATTTTCTCCTTCATTCAATATAAGCCCATCCCGGTTACCCAGCTTGTCGGAGCCTCACTATTGAACGCTGAACTCGGCAATAATTTAATTAACTTCGGTTGGCGCGGATGGGAAGGCGCTTTTCCTACACCAGTTTTACAAGGCTGCCCCGGCAATCCGTCCCTCGATTCGCATACAATCGCCTATTTCACTGAAGCACTCACAACGTCCGTCAGACGCTTGCCGCCATTAACCACTTATTATCATAATGATGCCCGCCCAGGTAAATTTGGCGGAACCGCCCTGACAGGAGTGCAAGCCTATAGCGGAACCGGTATCCCCGCGTTAACCGGAAGCGTCGTCTTCACCGACCTGGCCAGAAAAGGCTCCTCCCCTGTCAGAGGCGTTTTAGCATATACCACTGCCAGAACAGACGGAAAACTAAACGACTACGAAGTAATCGAAATCGACCACCAATTCGGCTCCCAATCCGCCTACTACGTCAGCCTCGGTGCGAACCAAAACCAGACCAAACTCTACCTGGGCACCTACAACTCAATGAAAGTAACCGATCTTAACCAAGGGACAATCTATGAAGTTATCTCCTAA
- a CDS encoding DUF2628 domain-containing protein, translating to MFCSNCGAKIEEGDRFCPSCGKAVVAVNTGVSYRSSDAVSGDHEVRTFVGKKADYYLRKWNNPKNKGSNMGWNWAAFLAGMFWLGYRKMYKLVLIILGAFVVFDIISYIINNPAMDKINNTLGLVVAAILGISGNYHYYLHAQKNIEDVKNQFPNNLQEQEAALRKRGGSSWGGVFIVLGLFVVYFIINLVLAGIFEAA from the coding sequence ATGTTTTGTTCTAATTGTGGAGCAAAAATTGAGGAAGGTGATAGATTTTGCCCATCATGCGGCAAAGCAGTTGTGGCCGTAAACACAGGGGTCTCCTACAGATCATCGGATGCAGTGTCTGGCGACCATGAAGTACGGACTTTTGTTGGAAAAAAGGCCGATTATTATTTGCGGAAATGGAACAATCCAAAAAATAAAGGGAGCAATATGGGCTGGAACTGGGCAGCCTTTTTAGCCGGGATGTTCTGGCTGGGCTACCGGAAAATGTACAAACTCGTGTTAATCATTTTGGGCGCTTTTGTAGTTTTTGATATTATTTCGTATATTATTAACAATCCAGCTATGGACAAAATAAATAACACATTAGGCTTAGTCGTTGCTGCCATTTTGGGGATTTCCGGAAACTACCATTATTATTTACATGCACAAAAAAACATTGAGGATGTTAAAAACCAATTCCCTAATAACTTGCAAGAACAGGAAGCTGCTTTACGCAAACGGGGAGGTTCAAGCTGGGGCGGAGTATTCATCGTCCTAGGTTTGTTTGTTGTGTATTTTATAATTAATTTAGTGTTAGCCGGTATTTTTGAGGCGGCTTAA